The proteins below are encoded in one region of Neosynechococcus sphagnicola sy1:
- a CDS encoding ribbon-helix-helix domain-containing protein yields MADNMATEKIRTSIYLKEDLKKELERLAKVERRSLNNLIEILVEDAIEEAKKEGKLTHASK; encoded by the coding sequence ATGGCTGACAATATGGCAACAGAAAAGATTCGGACATCTATTTATCTCAAAGAAGACCTTAAGAAGGAGCTTGAGCGCTTAGCCAAGGTTGAGCGCAGAAGCCTTAACAACCTGATTGAGATTCTGGTTGAGGACGCTATTGAAGAAGCCAAAAAGGAAGGCAAACTAACCCATGCAAGCAAGTGA